From the Deinococcus sonorensis KR-87 genome, the window TCCTTGCGGAAGCGTCGTTCATCTCGCGCTTCTGCCCTCACGACCGCGTCGCGGGTTCTCACAGAGGGGCGGGATTTGAGCAGGGCCGCATCTCCTTCCACGGTCTTGTGCCGGCTCTGGCTGGGATACGTCAAGCCAAGACACGTCCGGCAGCCCCACTCATCGGCGTCCAGGGTCGCCACCCCAAATAGTTGTCTCACTGGCCGTTCACAGGATGGGCAGTCAAACAGCCAACGGGTGCCACGGGACTGTTGCTGACATGTAAAGGTCACCCGGACCTCCGGGCGCCCCTCGAAACGTTGCGGCATCAGGTACCCTTCGACGGGATCGAACCACCAGGGGACCTTCACAGCCCGCTCAAGCGGGCAGGGGAGCATGTCAGCTAGCTCATCGATGGTGACGGAGGCGACGGCTTCACTGGTCGTCATTCGTTTTAAGCGGCGTGTGTGTCTGTCAAACATGACAACCCGTTTACATCGCGTGCAGGAAACGAAGCCGTCTTCCCGTAAAACGCTCACAGATCGCGGTTGAAACAACTGACGTCTGGTCATGCTTTATCCTGGCACACCAACATCCCAAATGTGGAAATGAAGATCTCTGTTCTGAAAAGTGCTGCATTTAAGCTGTTATTGAAAGTCAGCTTCTTTTTATTAGATTCGAATGAGTCTCTAGTGCCCCATCATTTCAAACCGCGGCACTTCACGGTGGTATTCAGCGGTCCCTGCGAAGCCTTCGGCGGCTTGCCGTGTCATCCCACCTTTTCTCTGAGGGTGCCACCAGCTCCAAAAAACGTCAAAAAACTCCGTAAACGTGTAACCACCGTTTTCCGTCTTCTCAAAAACGCGTGTACAACGCTATCCCGGAGAACAGAGTAAAAAATTCCGCTACACAGTTATGTGCAAAACTCAGCCAATTCTTCGCGGAAAGGCTGCAAAAACCCTGAGAATGGGTGAGTTCTTGGCCCACTTTCCCCAAAACTAGGGTTTTTGCGTGCGAGTTGGTACGGTCCTGGGATGCCAGCGAGAGGCAGTGAAGCTCTCGACAAGCGGGACTATTGCGCGTGGATGAAACAAAAAAACCTCGTCTAAGACGAGGTTTCTGTGGTGTGCCCGAAGGGATTCGAACCCCTGGCCTTCTGATCCGTAGTCAGACGCTCTATCCAGCTGAGCTACGGGCACATGCGGGTGAGTTGTTTGGCGGAGAGGGAGGGATTTGAACCCTCGGTACCTTTTGAGTACGCAGTCTTAGCAGGACTGTGGTTTAAGCCGCTCACCCACCTCTCCATCCGTGCGGCGCGTTGTCTGGCGGAGGGTGAGGGATTCGAACCCCCGGTAGGTTGCCCTACTGCAGTTTTCAAGACTGCTGCCTTCAACCACTCGGCCAACCCCCCATTCACGCGATCTGCCTGGGTGGGACGTGTCCGGCGGTCTGCCATCGACGCGAAGAGGAGTATAGGTGCAAAGGCCGAAGGTGTCAACACGGCGGGCAATCAGCGCCGCTGGCCATGCCCCGCACGCGGACTCAAGACCAGACCAAGTAACAGGCCAGCGACCAGCCACAGCCAGTGCTGGAGAACCGATGGAGGTGCCATATCCGCCTCACCGTTCAGAAGCGCACTTATGGCCTGCTCGTGGGCGCCTGCGGGTGTCGGGTGCCGGGTGCTGGGCGGCAGGCTCAGATCGGCGTGCAGGACCCCGCTGCGGTAGCGGTTCTCGCGCGGGTGGCCACTGTGGGCGGCCAGCTGTTGCCCGACCGCGCGCAGCTGCTCCGGGGTACCGCGCTCTTGCACCCACGGCAGGAGCGCCAGAAAACCGGGACGCGGTGACGTCATCACATAGCTGCGCGGGTGTGGAGCCTCGGCTGCCGGGCCGGTGATGGCGCTCTGCCCGTCGAAGCTGAGGTCCAGCAGGTTGCCGACCACCATCGGATTGATGGCGTAGCGGATGGTGCTGGAATGAGCTGTCACCTGCCAGCTGCTCTCCAGCCACGCCAGCGGCTGATCGCGCGGCGTCTGGCCCTCCGGATAGAGGCCTTCCAGCGCGGTCCAGGGGCTGCCGTTGGCGTCCGGTTGCAGCAGGACCGTGCAGCCCAGCTGTTCCAGCCGTGTCACCACGTCCGGCCGGAAGGCGTCGAGGCTGATGGCCACTCCCAGGTCGCCCACTGGGGTAGGGAAGACCCGCAGCCACTCCAGTTGCCCCGGCGTCAGGTCCACACCTGCTGGCCCTTCGTCCGGCGTCAGGTGGACCTTGTCAGTGCAGCCGACCAGCGTGCCGTCCGGGGCGAGGATGACCGTCTGGTTGTAGAGCGAGGCGTCCTCGCGCCGCAGCCGACGACCCTCCCGCCGGTAGTGCGGCATCGGGGTGCTGCCGCACACCAGCCACACGCCGTACTCGCGGGCCAGCGCACGGCAGGTCTGCAGGTACAGCGCCGTGTGCTCGTCGATGCGGGCCAGCTGGAGCGCGCGGACGGGCGAGACCCGCTCCCACCACAGGATTGGCAGGGCCAGCGGCAGATGCTGGAGCAGCAGCAGGCCCGCCGCCCACTCAAAGCGCCGGGTCGCCGCTGCCAGCCAGCCGCCGCGCAGCACCAGCGGCAGGCCATTGAGTTCGGTCAGCACCACCAGGTTGGGCTGCTGCGGGTGCAGGTGGGGCCGGGCCGCCTCCAGCTGGGCCCGCATCCAGCGCTGGAACCGGGCAGAGGTCAGGAAGTCGGAGGCACCCCACTGCGGCTGCACGGCGACGGCACGGAAGCGGCGCGGTTCGGACGGAGCAGGCATGCTGCAGAGTAGAGCATCCGCCGGACCCACCAAAAAAAGCGCCCCGGAGGGCGCTTCTGAAACCGCAGGTCGCTTACTTGACGATGCGCTGGCCGCGGCGGATGCTCAGCTTGTTGGTGAGGGCGATATACTCGTCGTAGCTGGTGCGCTCCAGGTACTTCAGCAGGCGGCGGCGCTGGCCGTTGAGCAGCTGCAGGCCGCGCTGGCCGTGCTTGTCCTTCTTGTTCTCGCCCAGGTGGCGGGCGAGGTTCTGGATGCGCTCGGTCAGCAGCGCGATCTGCACGCTGGTGCTGCCGGTGTCGCCGTCGCTCTTCTGGTTGTCCTTGATGATCTGGGCTTTCACTTCTGCTGTCGCCATGCTTGTTACCTCTGATGTTTGAAGTCCCGCGTGTCGGAGCCGGAGAAGACCTCCACCCCATACAGCGGCACCGGGGAGTGTAGCACCCCGGGCCGGCCGGGCGCAATTGACAAAGCCCCGCCCTCACCCTACACTTTTGAAGCCCTCCCTTCGGAACGGCATTTCTACCACGTGCTGGGGTGGCGGAATTGGTAGACGCACTAGCTTGAGGTGCTAGCGCCGCGAGGCGTGTGGGTTCAAGTCCCATCTCCAGCACCAGACTCGGGACCGCTCTTCGGGGCGGTCCCGATTTGTTGCCTTGACTGTTGGCCCGCTTACGCTTGCCGGCGTGCTGGCGCCGTTGTCCTCACGACATTCAGCCGACCCGCCCGGTCCTCCTCATGGAGAGCCGCCACGCTGGACGTATGCGTTTCCACCCTGTGCTGCCGGCTGCACTGCTCGTGTCGTCTCTTCTGGGTCCGGTGCAGGCTGCAGCCCCGGCGTCCCGCCAGTTCCCGGATGCCAGCGCCAGCCCGCTGAGCATCGTGAACATGCGCAAGCGCAGCTACCCGGGCAGCGCCCTGACGGTGCGTCAGACGCTGAAGGCCGGCAGCAATTACAAGCGCTACGTGGTGTCGTACCTCTCGGACGGGCTGCGGATCAACGCGCTGCTGACCGTGCCGAACGGCACGCCACCGAAGGGCGGCTGGCCGGCCATCGTGTTCAACCACGGGTACATTCCGCCGGAGGAGTACCGCACCACCGAACGCTATGTGGCCTATCAGGACGCCTTTGCCCGAGCCGGCTATGTGACGCTGAAGAGCGACTACCGGGGCCACGGCAGCAGCCAGGGCGAGGCGGTGGGCGGCTACTACGACCCCGGGTACACGGTGGACGTGCTGAACGCGGCGGCCAGCCTGCGCAAGGATCAGCGCGTGAACGCGAGTCGGCTGGGCCTCTGGGGCCACAGCATGGGTGGCTCGCTGTCGTTGCGGGCCATGGTGGTGGAACCGGACTGGTTCAAGGCCGGGGTGATCTGGGCCGGTGTGGTGGCCCCCTACAACCTGCTGCAGACCGCCTGGAAGCGCGGCCCCGGCGCCGAGTACATTCCGCCCAATGCCAAGCGGAGGGGGGCGCAGCTGATCGAGAAGTACGGGACCGCCGCCCAGAACCCCACCTTCTGGCAGGCGGTCAGTCCCAACAGCTACCTGAAGGACCTGAAAGCCCCCCTGCAGCTGCACCAGGGCACCGCCGACGTGGAGGTGCCGCCCACCTTCCACCAAGCGCTGGAACGGGGGCTGAAGGCCGCCGGCAAGCCCTACACCGCCTACGTCTACCCGGGCGACAATCACAACCTCAGCCGCAACCTGAGCACCGCGCTGCAGCGCTCGGTCACGTTCTTTAAAGGTCACCTGTAGCCGTCCCCGTTCCGGTAACGCTGGCGTCCGTGCGGCGCTGGGGTAGCATGGGGCGAAAAAAAGGAGGCTCCCATGAACAACCCCGTACGTGTCGCCGTGACCGGCGCTGCCGGCCAGATCGGTTACAGCCTGCTCTTCCGCATCGCCTCGGGCGCGATGCTCGGCCCGGACCAGCCGGTGATTCTGCAGCTGCTGGAAGTCACGCCCGCCCTCAAGGCGCTGAACGGCGTGGTGATGGAGCTGCAGGACTGCGCCTTCCCGCTGCTGGCCGGCATCGTGACCACCGACGATCCGATGGTGGCCTTCAAGGACGCCGACTACGCGCTGCTGGTGGGCGCCATGCCGCGCAAGGCCGGCATGGAGCGCGGCGACCTGCTCTCCGCCAACGGCGGCATCTTCAAGCCGCAGGGCGAGGCGATCAACGCCGTGGCCAGCCGTGACGTGAAAGTGCTGGTGGTGGGCAACCCGGCCAACACCAACGCCCTGATCGCCCAGCAGAACGCCCCGGACCTGCGCCCGGAGCAGTTCACCGCGATGGTGCGTCTGGATCACAACCGCGCCCTGTCGCAGCTGAGCGCCAAGACCGGCAAGCCGGTCAGCAGCATCCAGCGCATGACCATCTGGGGCAACCACTCGTCCACCCAGTACCCGGACCTGTCGCAGACCACGGTGGACGGCCAGCCGGCCCTGTCGCTGGTGGACCAGAGCTGGTACGAGCAGGAGTTCATCCCGACCGTGGCCAAGCGCGGCGCGGCCATCATCGAGGCGCGCGGGGCCAGCAGCGCCGCGAGTGCCGCGAGTGCGGCCATTGACCACATGCGCGACTGGGCGCTCGGCACGCCGGAGGGCAGCTGGGTCAGCATGGGCATTCCCTCGGACGGCAGCTACGGCGTGCCGGAGGGCCTGATCTACGGCTTCCCGGTCACGGTGGAGGGCGGCCAGTACCGCATCGTGCAGGGGCTGGAGATCAGCGACTTCAGCCGCAGCCGCATGGACGCCACTGCCCAGGAACTCACCGAGGAGCGCGACGCGGTGCGTGAGCTGGGCCTGGTGAAGTAAGAGCACCGGGCAGCACACAGGCGGGGCCGCTCACCTTGAGCGGCCCCGCCTGTCTGTGCCTGGAGTGTTGACTTACTTCTCGACCACGTAGGCCCGCTCAATGCGGTCCGGGGTGCCGGGATAACCCGGCTGGATGCGGGTGATGCGGTCCAGCACGTCCAGGCCCTCCACCACGCGCCCGAAGACGGTGTGACGGCCGTCCAGGTGCGGCGTGTCGGTGAAGGTGATGAAGATCTGCGAGCCGTTGGTGTTGGGGCCGGCGTTGGCCATGCTCAGCACGCCCTTGCCCTTGTGGCGCTGGGTGGTCTGCTCGTCACCGAACTTGTAGCCGGGGCCGCCGGTGCCGGTGCCGGTGGGGTCGCCGGTCTGGGCCATAAAGCCGTCAATCACGCGGTGGAACACGATACCGTCGTAGTAGTGGTGGCGCAGCAGGTACACGAAGCTGTTGACGGTGGTGGGCACCTCTTCGGCGTCCAGGTCCATCACCAGGCGGCCTTTGCTGGTCTCGAAGATCGCCCGGTACTGCTTGCCCGGCTCGATACCGTCGCCGAGTTCGGGGGCGGCGCTGAAGCTGGTCTTGCGCTCGGCGCTCAGGTCGGGGGTCAGGGTGTAGCCGTCGGGGATGTAGGTATCCATAGGCTCCATTCTGAAGGATGTTGCGGGTGAGAGGCGTGTGCTGCGGGGCAAGCCCCGGCGCTACTTGTTCTTGGTCAGGATCCGGACGCTGATGATCTTGTCCGGCACCGCGCCCTCGATGGGCGTCTCGGCGCCGCTGCTGGCGTCGGCGGTGCGGGTCAGCTTGCCCAGCACGTCGTCACCCTGCACCACCTTGCCGAACAGGTTGTACTTGCCGTTCAGGAAGGTGGCGGGCGCCATGGTGATGAAGAACTGCGAGCCGTTGGTGTCGGGGCCGCTGTTGGCCATCGCCAGGTCGCCCGACTGGTCGAAGGTCAAACTCTGGCGGATCTCGTCCGGAAAGCTGTAGCCAGGCCCGCCGGTGCCCCAGCTGGCCTTCTGG encodes:
- a CDS encoding nitrilase-related carbon-nitrogen hydrolase; this encodes MPAPSEPRRFRAVAVQPQWGASDFLTSARFQRWMRAQLEAARPHLHPQQPNLVVLTELNGLPLVLRGGWLAAATRRFEWAAGLLLLQHLPLALPILWWERVSPVRALQLARIDEHTALYLQTCRALAREYGVWLVCGSTPMPHYRREGRRLRREDASLYNQTVILAPDGTLVGCTDKVHLTPDEGPAGVDLTPGQLEWLRVFPTPVGDLGVAISLDAFRPDVVTRLEQLGCTVLLQPDANGSPWTALEGLYPEGQTPRDQPLAWLESSWQVTAHSSTIRYAINPMVVGNLLDLSFDGQSAITGPAAEAPHPRSYVMTSPRPGFLALLPWVQERGTPEQLRAVGQQLAAHSGHPRENRYRSGVLHADLSLPPSTRHPTPAGAHEQAISALLNGEADMAPPSVLQHWLWLVAGLLLGLVLSPRAGHGQRR
- the rpsO gene encoding 30S ribosomal protein S15; translation: MATAEVKAQIIKDNQKSDGDTGSTSVQIALLTERIQNLARHLGENKKDKHGQRGLQLLNGQRRRLLKYLERTSYDEYIALTNKLSIRRGQRIVK
- a CDS encoding alpha/beta hydrolase family protein translates to MRFHPVLPAALLVSSLLGPVQAAAPASRQFPDASASPLSIVNMRKRSYPGSALTVRQTLKAGSNYKRYVVSYLSDGLRINALLTVPNGTPPKGGWPAIVFNHGYIPPEEYRTTERYVAYQDAFARAGYVTLKSDYRGHGSSQGEAVGGYYDPGYTVDVLNAAASLRKDQRVNASRLGLWGHSMGGSLSLRAMVVEPDWFKAGVIWAGVVAPYNLLQTAWKRGPGAEYIPPNAKRRGAQLIEKYGTAAQNPTFWQAVSPNSYLKDLKAPLQLHQGTADVEVPPTFHQALERGLKAAGKPYTAYVYPGDNHNLSRNLSTALQRSVTFFKGHL
- a CDS encoding malate dehydrogenase gives rise to the protein MNNPVRVAVTGAAGQIGYSLLFRIASGAMLGPDQPVILQLLEVTPALKALNGVVMELQDCAFPLLAGIVTTDDPMVAFKDADYALLVGAMPRKAGMERGDLLSANGGIFKPQGEAINAVASRDVKVLVVGNPANTNALIAQQNAPDLRPEQFTAMVRLDHNRALSQLSAKTGKPVSSIQRMTIWGNHSSTQYPDLSQTTVDGQPALSLVDQSWYEQEFIPTVAKRGAAIIEARGASSAASAASAAIDHMRDWALGTPEGSWVSMGIPSDGSYGVPEGLIYGFPVTVEGGQYRIVQGLEISDFSRSRMDATAQELTEERDAVRELGLVK
- a CDS encoding peptidylprolyl isomerase; this translates as MEPMDTYIPDGYTLTPDLSAERKTSFSAAPELGDGIEPGKQYRAIFETSKGRLVMDLDAEEVPTTVNSFVYLLRHHYYDGIVFHRVIDGFMAQTGDPTGTGTGGPGYKFGDEQTTQRHKGKGVLSMANAGPNTNGSQIFITFTDTPHLDGRHTVFGRVVEGLDVLDRITRIQPGYPGTPDRIERAYVVEK